In Triplophysa rosa linkage group LG2, Trosa_1v2, whole genome shotgun sequence, the genomic window tttaaatactttttgtagagagtaatttgtacagtaatctaattacactattgaatgtgtaattagtaactagtaattaattactttttcagagtaacttacccaacactgccaaTAAGCAACTTTGGTTTGTGTCTGATTGTTATTTCACATCcagtaatgtaaaataaagactGAAAAGCATAAGTGGGAACAACTAGAAGAACATTATTTTACATGCAGCACATGTGAAAGGTCATACCCTGAGATTTTTAAGTTTTGACTGCTTTGGTGATCATTTATAATCAGTTTGTCATAAAGCTTTCTTTTTCATCACTCCCTAAAAGGCAAAAGCCATAGTAAATGTAATAGTCCTGGGTCATAAAGCGGAGCGCGCCAATAAATTAACAATAAGATTAACCATTAACAAAGAGTTAACAAAGCAAGGGAATTCATAACCATGGTGAGACTAGTGTGCTTTAAGTATGTTTTTTACTCAACCAATGTTTGTGGgtcttgtttcatttttaaatcaatacagCAATAACAAAttgtaaaaatactttacagATGATTACAACACAGACAGCATATATGGGTAATATTGATCATTTACTgtacccagtgttgggtgtaactagttactaagtaattagttactgtaatttaattactttcccctttaaaaagtaaagtaagggattactcttaattttctgtaatttaattagttacttctgatgtaattaaactaaatactttgtgtgtgtgaaatagtggaattgacatcaaaattcaaagtctaactttaaaatccttgctttaatgtataattctcacatttgtaatactttggtcagttaataagagtactttatgtagtttactattatttatttgaatgaattaaataagccgtttcatgtctatccttcaatcacttaactaatcaaggttgatgtaggatatagaaagtaattagtaataagtaactaaatactttttggagagagtaatttgtacagtaatctaattacactattgaatatgtaattagtaactagtaattaattactttttcagagtaactttcCCATCACTGACTGTACCTCTGTTGAATCAAATTCATGTGTGATATTCAAACAGTCATTCAGTGATTAACATCAATGTTTGAGgttaaaaagatttttttttcaaaatgaatcataatatatatatttttttggcgTTATAAACAGGTCCAGTCCAGCAGatccaacacaacacaacacaacacaacacacggatttaattcgtttgttttaattttgtattttaaaataaatgttttacacaCAAAGAGTGAACTGGACTGTTGAAAACACCATTACAATGATGTCCATATCTTTTGGTTGCTTACACAATGCTCTACTTATAGAGCTATAGGACAACACTaacaacaatataaacaaatacgctgtactaaattaattttattgaaaGAGACAAAAGACAAGCTTCTGATTCTCCTGCTATCAGACTTCCACCAGTATTCACAGAAACTCTTCATGACCTGCTGAGCGCTATCAGATGCGTACACTACATGCATGGTGCAGGATCTGCTCTCCTCTGAGATGGAAAGCCGCGAGTGCTTTCGCACCAAATGATTCTATACCTGCTGCATTTCCTACACCATAAATAAAAGATGGCTCTTACTCTCCTAACAGATCTGAAATGTCTCCGTAAATTGTCCCAGATGTGGAAAAATGGGAAAGGTGTGCTCACTATCACTCTCTTTCCTCTCTTCTCCTTGGTGAACACATGCTATATAGGCTAATGTAGCTGTCTCATACTGTCCTTGAAGTTCACATTGATAGCTAAAGGTTATTTGTTATGTTCTAATCGTGCAAAAGTGCTATTTAGGTGCATAAAGCAAAAATAGGTTCTTTATGACTTTAAATGGCTTGGGTCTCTTCATTGCAAGtctatgaatgtgaaatgaagtgttgttttaatgttgttttaactGGAAGTAATGGCAGATGGATTATGGGCTACTTGTGTACAAATAGGCTTTTATACCAGTGTACTTTATTGAGTCTGCAAAACACGTAATGTCGGCATGACAACATCACGAACACAGACAGTTCCGGAAGCATTAACCTTTTTGccatcaaatataaaaaaagaactgTCAAATTTTCTAGTGCAGTTTTTATATTGAGCCATTTAATATTTGAACACAAAtttgtaaaactgtaaaatgtttCCCGAAGCATATGAATTACTCTATAGTTTAAGGAATAATTCACCTTcacaatgaaaattctatcatttactcaccctgttgtcattttaaacctgtgtgattttctttcttcttctgcaaaacacaaaaataaagatatttggaaaaatgttggtaaccaaaaatagttggtccccattgaccaagacacaaaaccaatgcaagtcaacggttttctgttaccaacattcttcaagacatctttgtgttgtgcagaagaaagtcagaccgatttgaaataacaagatggactgtaaataatgacagaattttcattttgatggtgaactattcctttaatggatCTTAGTTTTGATCATTTTGGAATTAAAGCCAAGTTTAATCTCAGTTGCAAACTCTTAAAGCTGCGCGTCTGCAGTCATGTCGTATTACTTTCAGCATTCGGCTGGAGGACAGTTCTTTTTCACTCACACTTTTTGACAGGACTGGCTTGTTCCTCATCAAATATACATGCACTTTGTCTTCTAACACATTTGCATAGTGAAGCTGCAAGAATACTTTCCTTTCCACTTGTGCTCCTGTGATTCAGTCCGCAAATGACATCACTCACATTTTTACAAGAAAgcacatcaaaattaaaaaatcttcTCACTGGCTTTTTCCCTGAGGGGTGTCCTTCCCTCTGGAATAAGGTCAGTAAGCAAGCAACACAGATTTAATGAAACACTTCAATCTTCAGACACGAATTCAAGTGTTTTGTTGTCCAATGAATATAAAATTCACAACGATGCCAGCGTTGCATTAGGACATATTCCAGAATTTCATCATCAGACTGACACATATATACGTTATTCATGTATCTCTTTGGATTTCTGCACATGTTTAGTGTAATTGAGTCAGACCTCTGGCATCATCTCTGATCTCTTGCATATAACGCATGTGTCTACTCTTCATTAAATCAGATTGTCATGTACTGATGAGCAAACTCTTCTGAATACATTGAGACTCCCAACACAGTCACAATATAAAGCCTTTTAGAGCAAATTGGCAATAGTAACCTATTGATAAGCTACTTTTGCCAATTCAATAATAAAACTAATACTGGGTTGAAAAaagcaaaacggaagttcttaaTAGAATTTGTTATTAGcaatgtgtttgtaaatctgtcAAATTAATAAAGTTGCtcatataaaaattaaaaagttgTTCATTCAGAAAATAGAGGTAATGGAGATAATATGACTGTTGtcaaaagtgtttttgcaaaGGTTTCCCTTCAAATAGAAGGCCTTTTTCAACGCTGTTTCACATTTACActatttgattgtttttcaaAGCCGCTGTATAGGATCACAGTTTGAGAAACATCAATTTTAGTATAAAACAACAGTGCTCAACAAcacaaaagtgttttttctcGTTTTGTCTCAAACTTCCTTTGTGTCAGCCCAAATATTCCAGTGAATGTGAAGGCACGGATGCTCCCATGGTAGTTCTGAGAGAGCcaggaaaagagaaaaataaccTTCCCTTACACTGCATCTTTACTTATGAATTTATCATGACCATGTCCGTACAATGCACTGGAATCTCAGCCTCCTTTCATATTTGAaagttaaataatttatataataaaacgTGGTTTTCACCAACTATCTCCTCTTAGTAGCACTCAAAGTGGTACAACAGGAGGTTGGCTGGTGGAGAGCTCGAAATTGGACTAAAAGTTagagtgaagtgtgtgtgtgtgtgtgtgtgtgtgtgcgtgcgtgcgtgcgtcaaTCTAATGTCTAATCTAATAAACTGTTTTGAGGTCACCTGCAACTTTAATAAAACTTTATCTGTAATCTTGTCTGTAAACAGTAATTTTGGGCTGGTTAccttttaataatatttgtgaaaaaaaaaatctaaccaGTTTATCAAATGGTCTTTACAATAGCCTAATCATTTGTGGTATCAGGGAGCATTTTCTACCAGATAACTGAACAAAGCAACTTTATACCGTGAATGGCATCCGTGCATCTCTCGTTTAGGCTATTAGTCgagttgttgtttttctttacaaATGCAATCTAATAATCCTAAATATCTGAATAATTGTTGTAACGTTACACCGGTTATTTAAAACCTGCAGCAGATTCAGATTCATCCTGCGAGCTGCCATCTTCaaaatttatttgtaaaatatttactttaaataaGAGATAcgtttatataaatagtatataagAAATCACTTCAGGTGGACTGACTGAATAAACGAACGTCACCTCGTTGGAGTGCGTGGGGCGCGCACGTCTGCCGCGGACGCGCATCTCAGGTCTCCAGTGATACGAAGATACCGCTCACTGAGAAAACTTCAGCTCTATAATCGTCTCATTTTTATCGCATTAAAATTGAAATTTTGTTTCGTCTGAAGATGTTTGCCATAAAAGCGTTTTTAAGTTTGCCAAATGCGTTGGATAAGGGCGGTGTGTTCTGTATAATGTAAGTATATAAACGTCTTCTGAACGACTGAAATGAGCATTTTTAGTTCATTCAACACATGATAGAACATTAACAGATTTATCAGTTATGTCCTAAGatttttttgactgtatttttttactcatattgctgtataaatttcaacaaaaaaatctgatgtAGCCTACTGTTTTTGTAGCTTTTTATGTCCTGCTTATGTGGCTGTTCGTAAAGCAGTCTAGATCAATAATTCTACAGAAATATAGTTCAAAATAAACGGGTATATTTTTACACTAAGTAGATGCATTAGCATGTTTTATAGCAcattaaatattcaaatatagAATGATTGATTGAATTAGCAGATTAGACGCAGATTTGGGGATTTTTGTCACTTTTGTAATGAAATTAATGTAACACCACATTTTATGTATTGCTTTTCGCTTTTCATATGTTCACATCCTCAtcatttaataaagtaaaattGTACAGTGTGGAGGATGATGATATTTCGTTAATGCATGTCAATGAATGGTTCTTTCAGGGCAGTGATCAATGGTTATGTGTAAAAAAGAGTTTATTCAATTTGATTGAAATTAGTGAAATAATTGTACGTTTTTCCAAGATGCATATAATACAGCCATACGCCATGCATTACATGTAACTTGTTTCATCCAGACATTTTCAACATGCATATTTGTTGCAAGGGGCTTTATAAAATAATCGTTTGGCTTGCATTGTTCAGAAGTTGTCAAAGTACCTCAGACATTGTGTTTCTCACTGTTGACAGCATGATGACCTTTATATTTGGTTATATAAGGGATTTGTGCATATGGGTGACTATGTGGGCTGAATGACTCTGTGGCCTGAGGAAGGTCCAAATACTGTCATCACAAAATCTGAAATTCATATTAAGCGACTCTTTCTGGTTCACTCGTGGTTAGTTGCACATAATCGCTTTTGTCTTTGTCCTTCGTTAACATTTCATATGACAGAGATTTGTAAGATTAACCGGACAGGTTTATTGTTAATTTGTCTAATTGTGATTTGAATGACTTATAAACGTGTTCATTGGTTCATTATTGCATTCCCTTAGTTAGACACCTTAGTGAAGATTTAGAGCAAAAAATGAGTGAGGCGagagatagttcaccaaaaaatttaaattctgacattgtttattcaccttcatgtcatttaaaatctacatgactttgagaaatgtttcatggttttgtgtccataatggcagtaaatgggggtcagtgttgtttggttacaaacattcttcaaaatgtcttcttttgtgttctgcagaaggaagaaagtcatacaggtttgaaatgacatgagggtgagtaaatggtgaaagTTCTGTGTTATGTCTAATGCAATTGAGACATCTTGCATGTCTTGCTACAGAAACATATCCAGCCAACAGTTTCTTCGGTTTATTTGTGCATGTCATTGTTTGCAATATTGGTGGTCTTCATTTTGATGggaatttttttgtcattttttacagatttacacGTAAATCGTCAACAAAACTTAATTTTACTGgggttttttacagatttttttatgcgttcttgaaatacagtcaaaaaacatacaatttcAGAAgagaccgcaaatttacaagaaaaccggGAAAACCATGTAATTACAGGgataaactgttattttacagtttaattcTGTCACCCCAGTtgcaaattttattttttacagtttatttttgtataattgtatataattgtataaattatataattttacagcaaaaaatattcttttacggtatatttctgtcacTCCAgctttttacagtgcacagtTTGTTGATGGAGAGAATTTCGAATGTCAGCTGGAACAGTGGTCATCACAGGTGGAATCTTAGCTGCCGTCATCTTGCTGACTATTGTTACGTTCCTGTGTTACTGTAGGCTGCAGGTAATTCTGCTTTGACATATCTGTTCTACTGACACGTCTGTTTAAAATTTTAGATAAATGAGATCAAATTTAAGCATCTGGTGTGTCTGTCCTCATCATGCTTCTTAAGTCAttcgaaacctgtatgactttccttctgtggaaaacaaaagaagatattttgagaaatgtctgtgtagttttgtgtccatacagtaaaAATCAAtagggggccaatgttgtttgattaccaacgttcttcattatatcttcttttcattttatttttggctatccctttaactaccCTTACCAAAAAGATGGCTTTTTGCCCATATACAGCAGGGCCAAGCTGTgatcaaaaaatgaaaagcatGCTCTTTTTTCCTTCCTCTTTACATTGTCACTTTGCCTATTAGTATTACTGCTGTAGACGGGAAGAGTCGGAGGGGGAGGAGGCCGACGTCACCAAGGCATCTCCGAGTCCTCCGCGACAACCGAGCCCACCCGAGAGTCCGCTGAGCCTTCATCCCTTCCCCGAATACGCCTCCTCCAATCAGCTTCTAATGACCGCCGAGCCTTTCGAATCCAATGGACCACTCAGCTATCCTCAATACACCCCGCGGATGCCCTACAGGACCAGCCGCTCTTACACTTTCTGCCCCTCTTGCTCTGGATATCAGCCGCTTCACGTGAGCCCTCAGGAGGGCCTGCGTAATGGAGGCGGCAGGATCTTCTACAGGACTCAGGAGGAATCGGACCTGCCCATGGACACGGTCAGCTTAACCAAACTCGACCTCTTCCGCTCGGTTACCATGCAGGACATTCTGACCCATCACAGCATCAGCACTGATGTGTAGCACCTCTTATTCACCTGAAGTATGTTGCCAGTCACACTGATTTTATTGGTTTAATTCATGTAACGTGTGGGATGCTTTCAGTTAAGATGATCAATGAAAACTCAATTGGTGGCAAAGGCATCAtgcttttatataaatgtttgcaCTTCTTATGTGTAACGTATAGGGCTTTTAATGGCATGAGAACTGGAGAATAGATTATTTGGTATTATTAATCACATTTTTTCTGGATCACTGGATATTTAATGCTGTGGTAAACTACTGATTCAATTGTAGAAAAAAAGACATACGTGCGGAAGACAgtcattgttttacatttaggATTGTGAATTTGTGTGTTTCTTTAATCTGTTGATTGAcatgttttatacagtaaaatTCGTGTGTTTAGTGACACTTTGATTTCCATTGTTTCATtcggaaaacaagacaaaatttgaaagattatttattaaaaaaaactaaatgactTGCTATCTTTAGTATATTATTAAGTGTTTAATTTATTAACTCATTTGAGATATGTTAACATAAAACTTTTGCTATGTGATGATGGTTCTTTTATGCTTGTTTGGCAGGTTTGAGTTGTTATGAGGCCAGCAAGTGGCGTCAACTCTTATGAAGAGCAGGATTAAATCCAGGGCTgtcaaattaaaacaattcaacaagagacagtgtgtgtgttattgtagttttttagttttattgtatttttattatgaataaatatttttaaatgttgttttaaacaattttgttatgcgcttttgtaatttattatggAATTATGTTTAATATGGCTACAGCATacaggtttaatttaattttgtttcAGTTAAAATTATTTCTCATAAACAATATGAAACTTATTTCAGTCTATGGCTAAAGTAACATTTATAATCTTCATTTCCTATACTATTTTCAGATAGCATTTAGGCCTATTTTCTATTTCAATTAACAGACATG contains:
- the LOC130549112 gene encoding protein FAM163B, with the translated sequence MSAGTVVITGGILAAVILLTIVTFLCYCRLQYYCCRREESEGEEADVTKASPSPPRQPSPPESPLSLHPFPEYASSNQLLMTAEPFESNGPLSYPQYTPRMPYRTSRSYTFCPSCSGYQPLHVSPQEGLRNGGGRIFYRTQEESDLPMDTVSLTKLDLFRSVTMQDILTHHSISTDV